DNA from Roseimicrobium sp. ORNL1:
TTATCGCGTTCAACCCGCAGAGCGGTGAAGAACGCATCTGGCAGGTCAAGCAGCGGGTGGGCACTGTGGTGCCGCGTCGCAAGGGCGGCATGGTCTTCGCCGGGGACAAGGGCTTCTACTTCTTGGATGAAAACACCGGCTACCCCACGCCCATCGTGGATCCGGAATCCGCCGTCATCACGAACCGCTTCAATGACGGCAAGTGCGACCCCTCTGGCCGCTTCTGGGCCGGCACCATGCATCTGGGTCCGCAACGCGAGGCCACCGGCGCCCTCTATTGCCTGCATGCGAATCTCCACGTGGAGAAAAAGTACAGCCCCGTGACCGTGAGCAATGGCATCGTGTGGACCGCGGACGAGAGCACGATGTATTACATCGACACCCCGCGTAAAAATGTCATCGCCTTCGACTACGATGGGAACTCCGGAAAGATCAGCAACGAGCGTGTGGCCTTCAAGACCGGCGACCACGAGGGCAGCCCGGACGGCATGACCATTGATGCGAAGGACCGCCTCTGGATCGCCTTCTGCCACGGCAGCGCGGTGAAATGTTTCGAACCCAAGACGGGGGCCGTGCTGGCAGAGGTTGCGCTCCCCTGCCGTGAGGTGACATCGTGCGCCTTCGGGGGTCCGGAATTGAAGGATCTCTACATCACCACCGGCACTCCCGGCAGCGATGTGGAGCCACTCGCAGGCCATCTCTTCGTCGCCCACACGGATGTGGTCGGCGCGCCGTCACATTCTTTTGCTGGCTGACAAACAGAGAAACTGGTAAGCGTGGCACGGAGCCACACGGCAGCGACAGCAGTCACACACTCTCCCCCACTCAAACTCCAAACGCATACGACTATGGGCCTGATGGATTATCTCAAAGGACAGTTCCTGGAAATCATCCAGTGGACGGACGACAGCCGCGACACGCTCTCCTGGCGCTTCCCGGACGAGGACAAGGAAATCAAGCGTGGCGCCCAGCTCATCGTGCGCGAGTCCCAGGTGGCGCAGTTCGTGTATCTCGGCCAGTTCGGCGACACCTTCGGACCCGGCAAGCACACCCTGAGCACGGACAACATTCCGATCCTCAGCACGCTGAAGGGCTGGAAGTACGGCTTCGAGTCCCCCTTCAAGGCGGACGTGTACTACGTGACCACGCGTCTCTTCACAGGGAACAAGTGGGGCACGAGCAACCCCATCATGATGCGCGACGCGGACTTCGGCATCGTGCGTGTGCGCGCCTTTGGCACCTTCGACTTCCGCATCGTGGACCCGAAGCTCTTCCTCAAGGAAGTGGCTGGCTCGGACCACCACTTCCGCCTGGATGAGTTCGCCGATACCATGCGCTCCCGCCTGGTAAGCGTCTTCAGCGATGCGCTAGCCTCGGCAAAAGTTCCGGTACTGGACCTCGCCACGCGCTACAGCGAAATGGGTGAGGCCCTCCTGCCCGTCATCAACCCTGCCATCCAGAGCAAGTACGGCATCGAGTTTACCAGCTTCATTCTGGAAAACGCCAGTGTGCCGCCGGAAGTGGAAGCCGCCATCGACAAGCGCTCCAGCATGAGCGCGATCGGCAATCTGAACGACTACGTGAAGTTCCAGATGGCCGAGGGGATGGCCAAGGGCGGTGGCGCCGGCGCTCCGGCCGAGATGGCCATGGGTTTTGCCATGGCGCAGGAGATGATGAAGTCCACGAACCTGAGCCCCGGAGGCGCTCCACCTCCCCTGCCCGGCGCCGCCCCTGCGGCTGCAGCTGGCGCACCTGCCGCAGCCCCAGCGGCCGGCGGTTCCGGT
Protein-coding regions in this window:
- a CDS encoding SMP-30/gluconolactonase/LRE family protein; translation: MKISSPEPIGKHVSNWGEGAVWHRDRLLYVDIEAHKIIAFNPQSGEERIWQVKQRVGTVVPRRKGGMVFAGDKGFYFLDENTGYPTPIVDPESAVITNRFNDGKCDPSGRFWAGTMHLGPQREATGALYCLHANLHVEKKYSPVTVSNGIVWTADESTMYYIDTPRKNVIAFDYDGNSGKISNERVAFKTGDHEGSPDGMTIDAKDRLWIAFCHGSAVKCFEPKTGAVLAEVALPCREVTSCAFGGPELKDLYITTGTPGSDVEPLAGHLFVAHTDVVGAPSHSFAG
- a CDS encoding SPFH and helix-turn-helix domain-containing protein translates to MGLMDYLKGQFLEIIQWTDDSRDTLSWRFPDEDKEIKRGAQLIVRESQVAQFVYLGQFGDTFGPGKHTLSTDNIPILSTLKGWKYGFESPFKADVYYVTTRLFTGNKWGTSNPIMMRDADFGIVRVRAFGTFDFRIVDPKLFLKEVAGSDHHFRLDEFADTMRSRLVSVFSDALASAKVPVLDLATRYSEMGEALLPVINPAIQSKYGIEFTSFILENASVPPEVEAAIDKRSSMSAIGNLNDYVKFQMAEGMAKGGGAGAPAEMAMGFAMAQEMMKSTNLSPGGAPPPLPGAAPAAAAGAPAAAPAAGGSGLPEIMTPAQVAEALGVTEADVIASIDSGDLKGKKIGAAYRVTRGALDEFLKH